A portion of the uncultured Draconibacterium sp. genome contains these proteins:
- a CDS encoding KTSC domain-containing protein, with amino-acid sequence MNRQPVSSSNIASIGYDANSQTLEIEFLNGGVYQYFDVPQYVYEDLMNAGSHGQYLARNIKGIYRYSKV; translated from the coding sequence ATGAACAGACAACCAGTTTCATCATCTAACATTGCATCAATAGGTTATGATGCAAATTCACAAACATTAGAAATCGAATTTTTAAACGGCGGAGTATATCAATATTTTGATGTGCCTCAGTATGTGTATGAAGATCTTATGAATGCAGGTTCACATGGACAGTATCTTGCCCGTAATATTAAAGGCATTTATCGTTATTCTAAAGTTTAA
- a CDS encoding PIN domain-containing protein: MACIFIDANIYLRFFDSNQKEFKKLLEELEKIKTSIFVTRQLVSEINRNKLNIFASSIINYSADTKIKKVVIPEHFHQEHHKIDVLEWNNKRAESFSSNSRLLSDLDLFFDENLNEISKSSDAVSQRLRSIFFNVLDPDEDIITLSKKRKELGNPPGKKNDPLGDQISWEQFKKNIKDERIQEVWIISNDGDFFTIYNKRLYLNPFLMGELLSINNSLKINLYQSLTDALKDYSQKNPEASLISNDELEEIGLEEKIFMRTSVSSSNIASIGYDAGSQTLEIEFLNGGVFQYFDVPQYVHEELMSASSHGQYLARNIKGVYRYSKV, from the coding sequence ATGGCATGTATTTTTATTGATGCAAATATATATTTGAGATTTTTTGACAGCAACCAAAAAGAATTCAAGAAACTCCTAGAAGAATTAGAGAAAATCAAAACTAGCATTTTTGTGACTCGTCAATTAGTTTCAGAGATTAATAGAAATAAACTAAACATATTTGCAAGTTCGATAATAAATTATTCTGCTGACACCAAAATAAAAAAAGTAGTTATTCCAGAACACTTTCATCAAGAACATCATAAAATTGATGTTCTTGAATGGAACAATAAGAGAGCTGAGTCATTCAGTTCAAATTCAAGATTATTATCTGATTTGGATCTCTTCTTTGATGAAAACTTAAATGAGATTTCAAAATCTTCTGATGCTGTATCTCAAAGATTGAGGTCAATTTTTTTCAATGTTCTAGATCCAGACGAAGATATAATTACCTTAAGCAAAAAAAGAAAAGAACTTGGGAATCCACCTGGAAAAAAGAATGATCCACTTGGAGATCAAATTTCTTGGGAACAATTTAAAAAGAATATTAAGGATGAACGAATTCAAGAAGTTTGGATTATTTCTAACGATGGGGACTTCTTTACAATATACAATAAGAGACTATATCTAAATCCCTTTTTGATGGGTGAGTTACTATCGATCAATAACTCTTTAAAAATAAATCTATATCAGTCTTTGACAGACGCACTAAAGGATTATTCTCAGAAGAATCCAGAAGCTAGTCTGATTAGTAATGATGAGTTAGAGGAGATTGGCTTGGAAGAAAAAATTTTTATGAGAACGAGTGTATCTTCTTCAAATATTGCATCAATAGGATATGATGCCGGTTCTCAAACATTAGAAATCGAATTTTTAAACGGTGGAGTATTCCAATATTTTGATGTGCCTCAGTATGTGCATGAAGAGCTAATGAGTGCAAGTTCACATGGACAGTATCTTGCACGTAATATTAAAGGTGTTTATCGTTATTCTAAAGTTTAA
- a CDS encoding SNF2-related protein has product MASPNLFDFNYKLDLPGQEDFPLNLREQGRRVREILLKDIQDSEDYLILTGFTSLSNLIAVFGATDYPKLQKLRIVIGFDPDERVAKRLPHYSLPTEIKNYWVKQNVSIRLCGPILNIIEKINSGAFHFKAKDKLHAKIYVGDQAAILGSSNFSKSGTLFQTEANIRVQFSSSKKEREQYSDIKRIAEYYYEVAEDYNQHLIELFRKLFKDATWEEALARAVAEILESKWMQDYPVLYQALVTHNLWPSQKMGIARAMKIIQDQGRVMVADPTGSGKTKFATALAYTLFHWLWENGRKDRSNALIICPKQVMENWEREQDHFALYNKIESMGKLSLGLDKNQRTLQKSIQNSDILVIDEAHNYLHPNSKRSKAIVPKGSSNVILSTATPINKKVDDLLRLIELLDIDNLSDTDLDTYFELRKNRRKGIDKKHLEQLKRYVNQFIVRRTKKDLNRMIDRAPLEYKNRLGHTCRYPKTNSIIYKTGETASDKAIANQILSLITQLKGIHYLQRINIPSYLKTDEEKTIYINQRFTSATALAAYMVRVKLRSSRCALYEYLYGTKAANEKYELNSTKNHSGDILGKIIKLKTTVPKCNFDQQLLADEHKWLYDQSLYANICDDEINIYKRIGQLLERLSDKREKSKVLTLLRSIIHHKKVLAFDSTVITLDYLHKLLQEEQVKARTIVAAGHNTKDRNQVMQLFALGNQTEDKLIALCSDAMSEGINLQDASCLLLLDMPSVLRIIEQRIGRLERMDCENEEITVMWPDDSEEFSLNGDKRMIDTLLLTEDLIGNNVGIPKAIYEKHLKNGFSTQNIINAYSDYSNEEYGWEGVRDSTQDLYNLIEGERALIDHQTYDIYKDVDATVKTAISFIETDNEWSFFAFRGSTNKSPKWLLIDKKNKAHTDFSDISEMLRLYLANGNIIQRKWNDVDASITIKEIIFKLRRQEKALLPWKKRRALQQGEKVLKYYTTNVFKSGKDRHNAERLLALFNPETEDDNYVDLDQFANLWLDILIPELDQLKSERLRRRKIFTLRDLSHKNVKLNSEHLVWLLENCQYANTLDEMISSCIVGIEKKGCV; this is encoded by the coding sequence ATGGCATCTCCTAACCTCTTCGACTTCAATTACAAGCTTGATCTTCCAGGGCAGGAGGATTTCCCATTAAATCTAAGAGAACAAGGTCGTAGAGTAAGAGAGATATTACTAAAAGACATCCAAGATTCGGAGGATTATTTAATACTTACTGGATTTACATCACTTTCTAATCTGATCGCTGTTTTTGGTGCTACAGATTACCCAAAATTGCAAAAGCTTCGTATAGTTATAGGATTTGATCCAGATGAGCGTGTCGCTAAACGCTTACCACATTATTCTCTTCCTACTGAGATCAAAAATTATTGGGTAAAACAAAATGTAAGCATTCGCCTATGTGGCCCTATTCTTAATATCATTGAAAAGATAAATAGCGGAGCATTTCATTTTAAAGCCAAAGATAAATTGCACGCGAAGATTTATGTAGGCGATCAGGCAGCTATCCTCGGTTCTTCCAATTTCAGTAAATCAGGTACCCTTTTCCAAACTGAAGCTAACATCAGAGTTCAATTTTCATCGTCGAAAAAAGAAAGGGAGCAGTATTCTGATATCAAACGTATAGCTGAGTACTATTACGAAGTAGCGGAAGATTATAATCAACACCTAATCGAACTTTTCAGAAAATTGTTTAAAGATGCCACATGGGAAGAAGCTTTGGCTAGGGCTGTTGCAGAAATATTAGAAAGTAAGTGGATGCAGGATTATCCTGTTTTGTATCAAGCATTAGTTACACACAATCTTTGGCCCTCTCAAAAAATGGGAATTGCACGCGCAATGAAAATTATCCAGGATCAAGGACGAGTGATGGTTGCAGACCCTACAGGAAGTGGTAAAACAAAATTTGCGACAGCGTTAGCCTATACTCTTTTTCACTGGTTATGGGAAAATGGAAGAAAAGACCGTTCAAATGCGCTGATTATATGTCCCAAACAAGTGATGGAGAATTGGGAAAGGGAACAAGATCATTTTGCATTGTACAATAAAATAGAGTCTATGGGTAAGTTGAGTCTTGGATTAGACAAAAACCAACGCACTCTACAAAAATCTATTCAAAATTCAGATATATTAGTTATTGATGAGGCTCATAACTATCTCCATCCCAATTCAAAAAGAAGTAAAGCCATAGTCCCCAAGGGGTCCAGCAATGTCATATTATCGACAGCCACGCCTATTAATAAAAAAGTTGATGATTTATTAAGACTTATTGAGTTATTAGATATTGATAATCTCAGTGATACAGATCTGGATACTTATTTTGAATTAAGAAAAAACCGAAGAAAGGGAATTGATAAAAAACATCTGGAACAACTAAAAAGATATGTCAATCAGTTTATAGTTCGCAGAACTAAGAAGGATTTAAACAGAATGATAGATCGAGCTCCTTTGGAATATAAAAACAGACTTGGACATACTTGCAGGTATCCAAAAACAAATTCCATTATATACAAAACCGGAGAAACTGCATCTGATAAAGCCATAGCGAATCAAATTCTGTCATTAATTACTCAATTAAAAGGAATTCATTATTTACAAAGAATAAATATTCCGAGTTACCTAAAAACTGATGAAGAAAAAACTATTTATATTAATCAACGTTTTACTTCTGCAACAGCTTTGGCCGCATATATGGTGAGGGTCAAATTGCGATCTTCACGTTGTGCTCTTTATGAGTATCTATATGGCACAAAGGCAGCTAATGAAAAATATGAACTAAATTCTACTAAAAACCATTCAGGTGATATTTTAGGAAAAATAATAAAGCTGAAAACTACTGTACCAAAGTGCAATTTCGACCAACAATTACTGGCAGATGAGCATAAGTGGCTTTATGATCAAAGTTTATATGCTAATATCTGCGATGATGAAATCAATATTTATAAAAGAATTGGTCAATTGTTGGAAAGGTTAAGTGATAAACGTGAAAAAAGTAAAGTTCTTACTCTATTAAGAAGTATTATACATCATAAAAAGGTACTTGCTTTTGATTCAACTGTAATCACCTTAGATTATTTGCACAAACTTCTTCAAGAGGAACAAGTTAAGGCAAGAACTATTGTTGCTGCCGGACACAACACTAAAGATCGGAATCAGGTTATGCAATTGTTTGCTTTGGGAAATCAAACGGAAGACAAACTTATTGCTCTTTGTTCGGATGCAATGTCTGAAGGCATTAACCTTCAAGATGCGAGTTGTCTATTGCTTTTAGATATGCCAAGTGTGTTACGAATAATTGAACAACGAATTGGTCGCCTGGAAAGAATGGATTGCGAAAACGAAGAGATTACCGTTATGTGGCCGGATGATTCTGAAGAATTTTCATTAAACGGAGACAAGCGAATGATTGATACATTACTTCTCACCGAAGATCTAATTGGTAATAACGTTGGAATCCCGAAAGCCATTTATGAGAAACATCTTAAAAATGGTTTCAGTACTCAAAATATTATCAATGCTTACAGTGATTACTCTAACGAAGAATATGGATGGGAGGGGGTGAGAGATAGTACTCAGGATTTATATAATCTCATTGAGGGAGAGCGAGCTTTAATTGATCATCAAACTTATGATATATATAAGGATGTTGATGCTACTGTTAAAACTGCTATTAGCTTTATAGAAACTGATAACGAATGGAGCTTTTTTGCATTTAGAGGAAGTACTAACAAGAGTCCTAAATGGTTGTTGATTGATAAAAAGAATAAAGCACATACAGATTTTTCCGATATATCAGAAATGCTGAGACTCTATCTGGCTAATGGAAATATTATTCAAAGAAAATGGAATGATGTTGATGCTTCTATTACAATTAAGGAAATTATCTTTAAGCTGAGAAGACAAGAAAAAGCTCTATTACCGTGGAAAAAAAGAAGAGCTTTACAGCAAGGTGAGAAAGTACTAAAATATTATACCACCAATGTATTTAAATCTGGCAAAGATCGACATAATGCAGAACGACTACTGGCTTTGTTTAATCCCGAAACGGAAGATGACAATTATGTGGATTTAGATCAATTTGCCAATTTGTGGTTAGATATTCTAATTCCAGAGCTGGATCAATTAAAATCTGAAAGATTGAGACGAAGAAAAATATTTACGTTAAGAGATTTGTCACATAAAAATGTAAAACTCAATAGTGAACATCTCGTTTGGTTGCTGGAAAATTGCCAGTATGCTAATACGCTGGATGAAATGATTTCTTCATGTATTGTTGGAATCGAAAAGAAAGGGTGTGTTTAG